GAGGGTGATCATTTTGAAGAACATTTATATCTTCAGAAAGTAAAGAGATACTATGAAGGAGAAAATAGAAGAATATCTAAAAGGAGCAAACCAGTAGCATCAAGAGCACGAATTGATTCACAAAACGTGTTGGCTCTCTCACGGCGACGCATCATGTCACTTGAAGGAGGAGGTGTTGCTGTAAGTAGGAAAATCTTGGACAACAGATGTGCGCTAGAGTtaaagaaaatgagaaatagaAATCAAGACTAATTTTGGCACCCATTATGAAAATGCATAGCTACTTCAAGGAGTGCGTGAAAGCTAAGAGGTTGAGGATATAATCTCTAAGTCTCTCCGTGGTATGTGGCACTGCCATCACCAATGCACGAACTACAGCTAATGTAGCTTCATGTGATCCATCCTCAAGAAAAGCATCCATTTGAACACGTATTTTATCAACAATCTAACAAGAAAGTTAGAAGAACACGTATCGTCAAAGCCTCTAGATCAACACAGAATAAGAATGACACCAGACATTTAAGCAGAAACCCTATACCGCATCATTTTTAAACTGCTGCGCCACAGCTCCGAAAGCATCAATACTGGCATATTTCACATTCAAGTTTTGGTCAGAACCAAGTGTTACAAGAGCAGGCAAAACATGAGTTGAGGCAACCTTGGCATCAATACATGGAACCTGGTGAAGTTTCAAGTATGATCAAAGTAAGTCACAAGCAATGCTTAAATTCAATCAATTCCACAAAATCTAAAGGTCTTACAATGACTTTGAAAATATTGGCAGCTGTCGCCTTCATGTTTATATCAGAACTCACAACCATTTCCCAGAGGATGTTAAAAATCATATTGTGATGTTCATCAAAAGTGCtgcaaaaaaatatattcagCCATCATCTAAGGTGTTCAGATACAGAAATGTAATGCCCTTTTGAAAATGGCACAAACCAAAGGAAGCGAACAGAATAGAAAATCTCGCGCTTCACTGTCTGACTCTCTTGTCCTGAAGTTTGAATCAAGAGATTTCTCAAGTACTCTGTCAGAAGTTCATGCTTCCTAGGAGATCCTAAAACACCTGCCAACAGAAGAGGCAGGACACAGATGGCAGAAAGTCTTTCAGCTACTGCAGTTTTTGGTTTCAAACCTGTTGAGGAGAAAACCAATTGATAAGGGTCTAAACAATATCTATCCCTTAAAGGTTCGATTAATCAAGAAGTTTTTAACTCATTACCTCTTATTCTTGATTGGCACGTTGCAGGGAAATATGATAAATCACCATCATCACCAACTGCCACCAAGAATACCGGTAGCATGATGTGTGTTAGGTAAGGTTCCCCGAGCAGGTCTGAAACTGCCAATAAAAACTGCATTGCAAAATTAAAGACAAATCGGGAAACAAGGAGGCATTTTCAAACCTAAAGCACCAAGACTTAAGTGAAACAGTTCAAGCTACCCGCGTGATTCGATTCCTTAGGTTATCTTCCTTCTGAGGTAATAGAGAGGCTAGTTCAATCAAAGCCGAAAAGCAGTCGATATGCAACCACTCAAACGAAGGCCAGTCCATCTTTCCTCTGTATAGACAATTCAAATATCTAGCAAGTATTAACTATACATTGAGAGAGCACCTTTGAAGAAGAATAGAAAGGTAGGTTAGAAACGCAGGTAAAAGGGGATACTACCCAGCATACTGTTCAAGCACTGAAGTAGAAAAGACTAGTCTTTCATCATCCGAAACCAATGGGAATGGACAGGTATCAATAGCTTTCTTGTGCACAAATGGAAACAACTCTGTCAGTAAGCGCAGCAGAACATCTATGTTCCACCGCTCTCTCTCTCCTAAAGCACGAAGTTGTGACTCAATAGAACCTTCAACCCCTGAAAGAGGTTGACAACGCTGGGAAAAGGGATAATGTGTCAGATCCATGTTTAAGACAAGTCACTGCTTCAGTGAGAACTAAGTAAATGCAGAATCCATACCTGAGCAGAGCCCAAAGCATGAGATAACAAAACTTGTAGCAAATGATCCAATTCCTTCCCCCAGTTTACTAAAGCTGGAACAAGTTCCTTGATTGTTGTATCCACTACCACTCCAGATGGATCACACACCAATTGAAACATCAGCTCCTCAACCTTTACacacaacaaagaaaaaaaagtagGAATTGGAGAAAATCCATTTATGTCTATGTTATCATCTAATCAGTTTGGGTAGCCACATTAAGACAAGGGGAGGGAATATGCTCCATTCCTAGACCACGGAGCTTACTTTGTGGGAAATTCTCTCAAGTCACATTTCTTCTCCATGATTGCCTCGAAGCTTATGTAGTGAGGCTGACCTTGAAATATTTGTCCGTACTTGGGAAGAGAGGCAGCAGCAACGCCAAATTATGAGCAGAAGCCTCCCGAACAACTGTAGCAGAATCCTCGATGAGCTGTTGTACAATAGACAAGATAAGAGAATCTCGAATCTCAGGGCGCACGAATTCAGCAAGTTCTCCACAAGATTGAGCAACTAGCAACCGGCGCTCCTCATACATGTGATTGATCTACACATCACAATAATAAGACTCAGTGTGCATTAGCAAGAGTAGATGGAGCATATGGTAAAATCATGAGGGCTTCCAGCAGAATAGAAATAAATCTCACTTGTTCCCAACACTGAGGAAGTAGTTCAGTTTCCGTTCTCATCTCTCCAACATTTCTGGCAAGAGTGACACAAGCCTAAACATGATACAAAAATTTGGTGGAATGCTCTACTTTTTGAACAAATTCTAGTATGAAACCAAGGTTTTGACAGTCTTACATCCATTATAATCCGTCTCTGTTCTTCATCGGGACGCTTGATTAAGTTGAATAATGTATGGGTCAAGGAATCCCGTGTACTGCTATCTGGGTGGCGCTCAATTGCGCACATTATAAGAGGAAGAAGCTCCTGCAGATACAACACCAATAAAATGGAACGACAGCTACTTAGTCTAGAATTTTTTTAAATCACTTATTGTTGCTGAAAATTATTTAGGAGCTGTTGAAACAACATTGGAAAGGAAGCGTTAGTGGAAGTTGAAGATATGTTGGGATAGTTGTAGCTTTCTATGAGAtctgtaaattattttgtgaGTGGAAAGAGAGTTTTTATATGGAAAAATGCCCTTCAAGCACATGTCTTCATTGGAAATTTTAGTCATTGAGGACATgctttttagaaagaaaaaaaaaatcaaaacttgaaAAGATTTTCTCAAAAAGGGCCTCCTAAATAAGGTGCCAGAACATCATAATTCAGAAGCATAAGTTTTAGATAACAAATGGCAAAACATACCTCTCGGTGGTTGATCAATACATAAGGTACAATTTTTGGCAATGCGTCTGAAAGGATCTGAATAGTCCCCAAACCCTGCGAAATCCAAAAATTTTAAAAGTATAATTGCCAAGCAAAAATGTTAACAGGAAAATGCTACAATGTATATATCTGAGAGAAAGAGCTTACAATCTTTTCAGCATTTGATTCGACCAATAGATTGGCTGGTTTCAAGACTAGTCCTTTAGCTTCTGAAGGTAGCTCACCATTGGGTTTGAGTACATTCTCAGCTTTATCATCAACGCCATTATCATTTGAAACTTCTACTACTTCCTCAGGTTCAGTAATAGTGTCAGCAGAGGTCTGAGTCATCAATAACTGAGAATCAGAGGTTTGAGTCATCGATAACTGAGAATCAGAGGTTTGAGTCATCAATAACTGAGAATCTGCAGTTCCTAAATCTCCAGAAGAAACACCAGCTGAATCATCAAGGACATTACGATCACTTGATTCTCGAACTTCATTTTCAGGACGTGTATTTCTAGTTTTTTCATTGATATTTTCAGGAGACTCGCTGTTCAAAGAATCTGTTGCCAGTTTCAGCCTCTGGATTTCATTCTGTAGAACCTTTATCTCTTCCTTATAGCTATCTATTGATGGTAAGTCAACACCTTCAAAATCACATGCTACAAAATTCCGCGCAGAACGAGCACCCTCTATATGCATTTTTAACGAAGTTATTTCAGCTCTGCATTCATTCAATTCTTGTCTTTGACTATCTAGAGATTGCTTCAAACTCTGAACCTGGAGTATGATTATTCAAGTATGAGGTATGTGCATGCTTGATGCTACACATGAAAACTCTTGTAAAACATAGAACACGTAAAAGAAATTACCAGAATCTCCTTCTCCTTCATTTCCTTCTGCAATGCTTCTAAGGATTTCGCCAATACTGTGACTTGGGCATCTGCCATATCTTTACTCTTAAGCAAGGACTGCTTTTCTTGTTTCAGCTTGTCATTTTCTTTCACCAACGACTTGTTTTCTCTAAGCATAGCAATTTTTTCCTACAAAATCCAcgattcttttaaaaaaaattggacaCCAGAATAACACACCAGCGACAGATGTTAAGAGTTTTCAGTAAGTAAAGTAAGAAATTTGTCAGTTCCGTATTCGACTGCAACCACCAACTTTGAGACATTTGATAGAGAAGTATCAAGCAATTCACGTCCTTATTCAAAAGCGCAGTCATTATTACGCACATGTAGCAGATAAATGTTTTACTTTAATGCTTATCTAGAGAGGGTGAGACTTCTTTCTCTATCATTCCGACATAAAACAATTCCGGAAATCTATCCAACATAACTTGGGAGCTAATCAGGTGATTTTTTCCTAGGATACGGCAACGAGAATTTTTATGAAATGATTTTACAAGTCCAGTTATTCAAGCAGCTGCAGAAGCATGTAAAGGAGAATTTGTATTCCTTAGCTGGATCCTTGGTATGGAAGTGCAACATGTCAAAGATTCAGAAGGCTTTGGCTTGATTATTAGCTGGAAAAAGGAGCAAGGAGTCTGACAGAACTCCCCAACTCTTGGTAGATATCTAGAGTTGAAACCAAGTGTCTTACAGAACTTCAACTTATCGTAGATACAAAAGAGTTGAGATCGTgcaaggagaaagaagaagagcaGTATTATTACCAGAAAATAAAACCAAGtcggttggggggggggggggggggggggagtagcAGCTAAGCCTCAAAAATTCATCAGGAAAAGCTCATGGTAATGAGTATAAGCTATGCTAAGGTTGTTTCGTTTAAAATCTGGCTAAAAGTAGAAGCTAAAATTATCAACAATAGAACATTATGGTAATAAGATTTTAGTGAACAAAAAATTACTGAATAAGGGAGTAGAATTGACGGAAATTGTCTGGAGGAAGATTTAGAACCAGTCATTAATCGTCCCACATGCTACTTCCTTGCAGAGATGGGCTTAGGAATCATGGATGATGCAGGCTATAGTTTAAGAGGCAGAAATAATTGGCAGAATTTCTTGATTGAATTTCCATCTGGGAGGAAGTGGAGAGGATTAAGATGGGTGAGTGGTCCTGGATAGCAAAAAATTATTGCTAGAAAGCTGGTCGCCATTAACAGACTGCAACAGGAGTCGGAGCCCAAACACATCCGGGTGAGCTAAGTGGGATTACCTCCTCATTTGTGGTCTGAAAATATATTTAGAACAGTTGGGAGGCTAACTCTGTATTTTCTTAAAtcaacaaataaaaaataaattaaaaggaaaaaagagagAGATTAATATTGGAGTAGTCTTAAATCTGAAGGCATAAAATTTGACAATACGTTCTAtttagccgagggtctatcggaaacagcctctctaccctataaaggtagaggtaaggtctgcgtacatcttaccctccccagaccccactatgagggactacactgggtatgttgttgttgttgttgttgtataaaatTTGACACCAAACAGTATCCGATGGACTCTAATAGCAGACAGGGGAAAATAGAATTGTAAACAAAATCAGATGTGATGAAAGTAAGGCATGAACTGATCATGAGGAACATAGAACAAAGAGATAGCATAGAGCATAGACAAAACCAGTCCTTGAAAGGAAAAGCATTCATACCTAATGCACTATAAAATAACAGGGTGGCCGTATTGTTCCTTCCCAAATTAAATCGCGAGAAATAGAGAATTATAATTCCGTGCTGGAAGAAGGAAGGATAGAGTAGATCACTTAAAACTTGTAGTTAGCCTAGCTTGACTGTAAAAGATTCCACACATGACATGATATTAACGTAGATTCAACTACCCAGCAGGATTTTAGTGGCAAGCATACATGTTGTAAAAGTTTTAATATCAACTACTCAGGAAGTACCTCAGCAGCCTCTGAGGTGGAAGAAAGGTACTGGTAATAGTAATGGCGCAAAGCATCTGGAACGCATGCAGAGGAGTTCTGCTGAACATCTAGATCTTGATCAGTAACCTGTCGTACATATTAAAGAAGTTAACAACACTTATATTATGACATGTCATCATAGTGCCAACGATCTGATGCATGTGTATCACCCATTAGTCCATTTATGGTCAAGGCCCTCTGCCTACTAAGTGCATAAGTTAAATGAGGGGTCGTACATCAAAGGCatttgaaagaagaagatagaataaTAGAAAGCTCATTACACAATTCAAACCATGCGTACCATTTTTCGTTTGGTGGGATATGGTAAATAGCACCCCTCCCCCTAAACTTCCCTGTCAGGAGCCAAACAGTGAGTTTTTCCCACTTTGATCCCTGGGTGAATCGAATCCCCAATCTCATGGTTGGAGGTGGAGCTCATATCCTGAaataccacttttttttttataaaccaAGTTTTTACTCTTTCCAGTGAGATTTCCGTTGACCAGTATTTTTGAAGAAGCCATGAACTATTTCTGACTAGTCACCAAGATTTTAACACTGATAAAACAACTGCCTTACTGGGATTCTGTCCCAGAATTGCTTTTAATTACCTCCAATCCATAATTTCTAAAGATTGCTCCATTTTCTGAGATAATTGACAAGTTGAATATCAAGGTTCATTGAAACATTGATGGTTGAATGAAAAAGAGAAATTCCTGGTCTCTAGTACATGAGGAATAAATATTCCCAATATGATTATGGAATGAACCTCTCATATCTTGCACAATCCCAACTGCTCAACAATCTAACCCTGACTCTAGCCCAACCGGAACAAAGGCGATTACAAAGTGAATTTCAAAATGTAACTGCAGCCTGATTGAATAAAATTAAACAAAAGGCATTGGGTGCTTACATAGAATCAATCATTCTACTTTCTCTTCTTGGGAAGCATTGATTACCTTGACATCTGCTCTTAGTCTCCGTTTTTCCCTTGTAACTGTAGGAAATAACATCTTCTACACCTAAGTCATAGTCCCCTTGGAACATATTCCCTCCATTCCGGTTTATCTAACAACATTTCCTTTTTAGCCCCCCTCCAAAATGAATGACAGTTTTctaattttgaaaataacttaatTTAAACTTCCCATTTTACGCTTAACGACAAGCTTTTATAGCCACGCAAATGTTCTAACATGTTTCAGACTACATGTTTTCAAAAGTCTTATAGCCACAAAaatgttatgacatgtttaagattacaagttttaaaagttttcagttctttcttaaactccatgttaATCAAactatgccacataaattgaaaaaaGGAGTACCGGAGTAGCAAATATTAAAATATGACCTTTATAGAAACCTGGCAGTCCATAGGAGCATTATCATCTAGTAACTAATATTTTattgaaaatgtgaaaaattcTATATGCGAGGGGAGTTTTCAAAGGCTATCCAATTGTCTATGCACATCAGACTATCATGTAGCTCCAAAATAAATCCAAAGGAAATCTGGTCCTTTGAATTTCAGCGCAGGCCCGTGGGGATATAGCAAACCGTGTTTAAAGAACACGCTTCTTACTATCTTCACATTTAACATAAATTAAGGAAAGAGGCCACACTACTTAAAGGTCTACCAGGAATTTGGCTAATCATTTCTCAATATAAGAATTGGCAATTTCTATCATGGAGATGTCGACTGCAGCATATATGTTTAACATAATTGAAGCTCCAAATATTTAGGTTATCACAGTTAATAGACAAAACAGGTGGAAATACAGAAGAAGAAGATATAGAAAACTGAACATATAGCTCTGTGACACAATGTAGATAAAAATGCAATCCTTCTTCAGTTGTGTGATGAACATCAAGAAAGCAGCAATCGTCTTTATATCAATTACCTCCTCCAATAATGTCATTGCAGTCAAGCGATATCCTGCTAATAGTAAATACTCCTTTACAGCATAGTTCAAATCCTTCCGCTCATTATCCTTCAAAGGACCCAAATCAGAGAAAGAACCTTCCCTCTTCTGCTGTTGAAAATCAGTTCCATGGTTTTCGGAAGCATCGATCTTTGAATCTGCATGATGAAGATACAGATCTATTCACATACACGAAATGACAATATTCAACAGACGTATGTAACCCATATCTATGGCAGAATCACCAGTCCTTCCAGAAACTACCTTAGGCTCAGACATGACAAGCCTACCATTTATCCTGACATCAATTTACATCTGCCTGATGATACAACTTCAATAAAAAAGATTATTACAGACTAGACTAGTTTACAGTTGCAAGAACCTTACCTGAATGAATGAGCTAAAGAAATGAAGTGAATATCAGAAGAGGCAACTACGATGCAAAAAATGCAGAAGAGTTTCAGGAATATACCACTTATTGGACGAGGAATAGTCTGACTTTTCTTTTGCAATTCGGTCTTTAGTTGCACAATGTCCTCTTGAGCTAAACGAAACTCATATTCACAGAGCGCCAACTTTTCTTCCAGGGCTTCTTTTTCTTCAAGCAGACTTTGGGGATCTGCAACTGTTTTCATAAACGAATAGTTATTATtcatgaaagataaattatacaTAGGGCCATGAGAACTGCAAAGTATAAGTGAGGTTGTAATTATTACTAGTGAACACTCTCAATAATGAAGGaggacaaaatatttgagattatACACAGAATCAGTGAAGTTCAGCTAAATTCAAATCGAGATACCCCCAGTCCCACTCCTTTTTCTCTGAAGCGGAAAATGGTGGCTAAACCTCTAGTAATGGTTTAAAAATATAAGGCATTCTAAATGGGAAAGCCTTGTCTAAGAATCTCATACCAATAGCCTGCATTGTCAAAATCCTCATCACAGAATTTAATTGCAAAAAGTTGGACAACGTTACTCAGTTAAATGGTACTCCATATGCCACCAGACAAACTAGATGATTACTTCCAATTTGACTAAGTCTTTGGTGGGCGAAGTCACCCGGTACCTGTGCTGGTGGAAGGTAGTAGGTACCTCGTGGAATAGCCGAGGTATGTGCAAACTGGCCGGGACACCACCGTCATAATAAAGTTGGTATATGCCACCAGTTGCAGGTCACTCTTCTCATACACATAAGAAGgcatcttttttaaaaaaaaaaaaaaaaaacagatagttcttttttttttttcttttttttggttaATCATTTGTTCTTACCATCAAGAACTTCAGCAGAAGATAAGCTTGAAGATTGCACATGTTTAACTCACATGAAAATGTATTTGAGGTTCTCTTTACTGAACCAAATATTAAGTATTAACATTCTAATTTTCTAAGAGATTTCATTCAAAGTGCTAAATTTGGAGGTCTAACAATCATGATGTATCTTTGCTGATTTATAAACTACCATAACTTGAATTCTTGAATGTCCAATGCGACAATTGATAAGTCTTCAATCTTTTTTTTTCCGACATTAATTTAGAAACTTTTCTACCAAAAAATCCAATAGATTTAAATGtacataataacatcaaaacaaATGTGTATTAAAAATTCTTAACTTTCACTTCCAAAGAAAATCACATATGAATCTTCAAACAGACGATGGTTAAGTTTTGAGGAGAAACTGATTACAAAGAGTTACAGAAGGAAATAGCAACTTTTCCATGAAATTTTCATAAATTGCTCAGCATGTTGTTCCACAAAATCCAAATAGTCTTTGGGTCACAAAGATCAAATGGTCACAACAGAAAAAGGCCAGATTACGCACATGGAAAGCAATAGGCTCTCTTGGGTTCAGTTGAAAGGAAGATATTCTACGGATATTATACACACAAGACACAACAGCACTTGCAGGATATTTCACTACAACAAGCTACTGAGAAGAAACATAACAAGGACATAAACCCATCTGCTCCATCCTTGGTGGTAGGTTTACCCACCAGCCGTCACCTATACGTGTGTAGCAATCTGCTTGACGATTAGCCGAGGTTTACCCACCACCGtcataaacaaaaaaaaagtaacgACATGACAAGAACCCAAGAAGAAATACAGGTAATGGAAAAGGAAAAGGAGCTCAGCTTAAGATACGTTAGAAAACCCTAACTACGTAAATGATGTTAATGGCAGCCTCCGCATTTCAAAAAGAAACGAATGACCACATTTAAGCTCCTCTTCTTGCTAAAGCCATTGTTCTATTTAAATATTTTTCATTGCCACCTtatagttgatagtaattataagcATAGTGATCTTGCATTAGCAGTTGAGTTCCATTACCTCATTTACAGAATTAGTACGCTAAAAGTCTAAGTCAGGCCAATAACACCAAGATTCTAGCACAATCAGACGTGTTTCACCATTCATAATAACAACATCCGCATAGAAAATTAATTTTTCGTCCAATACATATCGTAACAAAATACTCTGCTTAAACAATTTGAAGCATTCAATATTTCATTGAGAAAGAATGAATATTATGCAGTTATACATAGAATatttattttgtatattttgctcTTATATTCCTAAGATTCCTCAGTCAGTGACCAAGGTTTACATCATTCTGCACTTTATGAGCGCGACACTGAAATTTTAATCTTCattttttatttcaaaaatttCTTATAATTTAATCCATAACAATTTTCTCATCGAACCGAGAAATGCCTGTATTTATGAGTTACCTCAAGATCATTAGAACTTTCTCTATTGTTAAATCACTGCCCTTCATGCGAGTTGCTCTACTGGAACCCTCGTTTTCACTACTATTTCGACTTCCACCACCACAAATGGTCCTATAAATGTAACTACTTATCACGGTAATTCTCACTACGACCACTTATAATGGAAGTATTTGAGAGTGAAGATAATTATGATCATTCCAATTACAACTATATCGAGTATCATACATGTAAGAATTATAGTATGGATCTTCGCCCCTAAATCGATTGTTCAGATAAGTCGAGTCGGAGAAAATGTCTGTTTCAGCATGATGAAGTCAAAAACACAATACGATACAAGTCAAACAGACAACCTAATCT
Above is a genomic segment from Lycium barbarum isolate Lr01 chromosome 12, ASM1917538v2, whole genome shotgun sequence containing:
- the LOC132624055 gene encoding uncharacterized protein LOC132624055: MDVEKSSLCNCVVNFLLEENYLLTAFELLHELLDDGRDDQAIRLKHFFSDPSLFPPDHISRFNSLRVADPQSLLEEKEALEEKLALCEYEFRLAQEDIVQLKTELQKKSQTIPRPISDSKIDASENHGTDFQQQKREGSFSDLGPLKDNERKDLNYAVKEYLLLAGYRLTAMTLLEEVTDQDLDVQQNSSACVPDALRHYYYQYLSSTSEAAEEKIAMLRENKSLVKENDKLKQEKQSLLKSKDMADAQVTVLAKSLEALQKEMKEKEILVQSLKQSLDSQRQELNECRAEITSLKMHIEGARSARNFVACDFEGVDLPSIDSYKEEIKVLQNEIQRLKLATDSLNSESPENINEKTRNTRPENEVRESSDRNVLDDSAGVSSGDLGTADSQLLMTQTSDSQLSMTQTSDSQLLMTQTSADTITEPEEVVEVSNDNGVDDKAENVLKPNGELPSEAKGLVLKPANLLVESNAEKIGLGTIQILSDALPKIVPYVLINHREELLPLIMCAIERHPDSSTRDSLTHTLFNLIKRPDEEQRRIIMDACVTLARNVGEMRTETELLPQCWEQINHMYEERRLLVAQSCGELAEFVRPEIRDSLILSIVQQLIEDSATVVREASAHNLALLLPLFPSTDKYFKVEELMFQLVCDPSGVVVDTTIKELVPALVNWGKELDHLLQVLLSHALGSAQRCQPLSGVEGSIESQLRALGERERWNIDVLLRLLTELFPFVHKKAIDTCPFPLVSDDERLVFSTSVLEQYAGGKMDWPSFEWLHIDCFSALIELASLLPQKEDNLRNRITRFLLAVSDLLGEPYLTHIMLPVFLVAVGDDGDLSYFPATCQSRIRGLKPKTAVAERLSAICVLPLLLAGVLGSPRKHELLTEYLRNLLIQTSGQESQTVKREIFYSVRFLCTFDEHHNMIFNILWEMVVSSDINMKATAANIFKVIVPCIDAKVASTHVLPALVTLGSDQNLNVKYASIDAFGAVAQQFKNDAIVDKIRVQMDAFLEDGSHEATLAVVRALVMAVPHTTERLRDYLLSKIFLLTATPPPSSDMMRRRERANTFCESIRALDATDLSASSVRDFLLPAIQNLLKDADSLDPAHKEALEIVMRERSGGTFDTISKVMGAHLGIASSVSSFFGEGGLLGKREAGDATSPPPMEVEPLRPVLTHAASAAEDTRFRRIMRGGFTDMLRGKAKSTEDTPPSQ